Genomic segment of Leopardus geoffroyi isolate Oge1 chromosome B2, O.geoffroyi_Oge1_pat1.0, whole genome shotgun sequence:
GTGTGACAACAGTATAAAAGAGGGCAATGAACTTGCCTTGATCTTGAGAATGTTCTGATGGTGGCTGCAGATATATGCACATGGCTGGAATGAAAAAGAGGGACACAACCATAAGATGGGCTCCACATGTCCCAAAGACTCTCTGAAGTCCAGCTGATGACTGCATCCTCAGCACAGCCCAGGCAATGGCGCCATAAGAACTGAGAATGAGGATGAGTGGTATGAGAACAAAAATGGAGCTCGTGATCAGGAGGGTCAGCTCATTAGCACGGGTATCAACACATGATAATCGCAGCAGTGCTGGAACTTCACAGAAGAAATGGTCCACTTGGCGATGTCCACAGAGGGGTACCCAGAAGGTAAAGGAGGAATGAAGTGCTGAGTTGGTAAAGCCACTGACCCAGGAAGCCACAGCCAACAGGTGGCAGAAACGAGGGTTCATGATCACAGTGTAATGCAGGGGTCTACAGACAGCTGCATAACGGTCATAGGACATGACCACCAGGAGGACACACTCTGTGGTTCCCAGTGCAAGGGCAAAGTAAAGTTGGGTCATGCAACCGGCATAAGAGATGGTCTTTTCTGGGCCCCAGAGATTGATCAGCAACTGAGGGATGGAGCTGGTGGTGTAGCAGAGATCCAGAAAAGAGAGGTTtgagaggaagaagtacatgggagtGTGGAGATGGGCGTCCAGGTATGACAAGACAATAATAAAAAGGTTGCCTATCAATGTCATCAAGTAGAACATCAAGATAAGCACAAAGAGAACTACTTCCAGATGAGGCCAATGagaaaaacccagtagaacaaaGTAGCCTTCAGAACTTGCATTTTTTCCCATCACCATTGTTTCTAATACCCGGAGGAAGAATCATAAACTCAAAGGATGCCCACTCATCATCAAACACCTGTCAGTAGACTGGAGAAGACCTATGCCATTTCCAAATATACTCTTGTTACAGTaacatttttacagttttatttttatgtttcatgcATATATTTTTCCTGTTGTGGATAAAATCAATAAGTTCTCAAGTGAATGAGTTCTTTTTTATAAATCCCTAAGTTAGTGTTGGATAAAGATTAAATATTAAGTTCCATAGCCAAGAAGACaattttcatagaaaatattttttaacaaaaaacaaaagaatttcaaTGTATTcctcttttatgtattttcaggCTATTTCCAATTTGTTGTTACAGAGAAAGGAATATCTCTACTCTTAATAATCTTATATATAAATGAGTGCTTACCATGAGATGAAAACAACTAGTAgcaactttaaaatgttaatattgagTGAAAAAGTTAACTTGAATTACGTTATGATTACAGGAAGAACAAAATattcttattcattcatgtattctaATGACTTATTTatagacaaagaagaaatagCATGCAACTGGAAGTATAAACAAAGACACAAATGTGCACACATACAACCCCAAAATGAGTATTCACACAATGAGCTAAACTGAAGGTCTTAATCCTAATTTAGAAGTGAAATAGCCTGGGGGATTAAGTGATAGAATACTTCCAACCATAAATGAGACTGGAACTAATTTtgaaaaacctaaatgaaatcacagaattgaagaaaactacagaaggagcaagaagaaaagggagggtgTTTAGATCAGAAAAGTATACGGGAAGCAGTGGTGCTTGGGACTGAATGTGTGTGAATCCTAAGATGTGAGGCCTGGAAACAGCGTGGAAAGAGTTTCCACAAAATTTCACATGCTTTCGGACAGCAGCTAAGACACTGACATGTGAgtcataatttataattattccaCATCTTTATGCTTTCTATAATTCCAAATAGAGCCTCTAAATAGaaaattcattgattttattttttttttttaatttttttttttttgaaaattcattgattttaaaTAGGCAAAGATATGTGAATATTGGATAAAATTCAATCATAAGTTTATCTTGTGGTTGttcttttgtgaaaaataaagttaaggaaATCCAATGTGCATTAATAAATTGGTTTTCAGTTGCTTATTTTCTCTTGTGTGTTACCAAtctttcatagaaaaaaataacactttactATATAGTTGTTGCTAAAAGACATGGTCTCCAACATTTATATGTTCCCAGATAGCTTTGCCCTGCTATGTCTCCCCTCAC
This window contains:
- the LOC123609385 gene encoding olfactory receptor 2J3-like → MVMGKNASSEGYFVLLGFSHWPHLEVVLFVLILMFYLMTLIGNLFIIVLSYLDAHLHTPMYFFLSNLSFLDLCYTTSSIPQLLINLWGPEKTISYAGCMTQLYFALALGTTECVLLVVMSYDRYAAVCRPLHYTVIMNPRFCHLLAVASWVSGFTNSALHSSFTFWVPLCGHRQVDHFFCEVPALLRLSCVDTRANELTLLITSSIFVLIPLILILSSYGAIAWAVLRMQSSAGLQRVFGTCGAHLMVVSLFFIPAMCIYLQPPSEHSQDQGKFIALFYTVVTPSLNPLIYTLRNKDVREAARRQMGLDWET